In the Enterococcus saigonensis genome, one interval contains:
- the pfkB gene encoding 1-phosphofructokinase: MIYTCTLNLAIDLFIETDSMKPHTVNRTKDDDIQANGKGVNVSLILKQLGVDNTALGFQAGFTGGYINDFLAAKEISTHFIEVPGMTRINVFTQVKQTGEEFKLVNKGPEIPAEKTMEFLTLLENLLKADDYLCVSGSLPQGVSPEILVAISKICYKKQVNLILDSSYQEVLACLPYKPFLLKPNEEELAAWYDVTLQTKADYLTYGKRLVAEGAQNVLLSLGGDGANFITKDCVLVGNSPKGQVVNTACAGDTLLGTFIAGIIKKQPLTKTLQQAIAAGSSTAFQKGLTDFSDVSQLEEQINITVIKEDVKKDEVLA, from the coding sequence ATGATTTATACATGTACCTTGAATTTGGCCATTGATCTATTTATTGAAACCGATAGTATGAAACCTCATACGGTTAATCGAACCAAAGATGATGATATTCAAGCAAATGGCAAAGGCGTGAACGTTTCACTAATTTTAAAGCAATTGGGTGTTGATAACACTGCATTGGGTTTTCAAGCTGGTTTTACCGGAGGATATATTAACGATTTTTTAGCAGCAAAAGAAATTAGCACTCATTTTATTGAAGTACCCGGTATGACCCGTATCAATGTCTTTACCCAAGTGAAACAAACAGGGGAGGAATTCAAATTAGTCAATAAAGGGCCAGAAATACCGGCTGAAAAAACTATGGAGTTTTTAACACTATTAGAAAATTTACTTAAAGCCGATGATTACTTGTGTGTGTCTGGAAGTCTGCCACAAGGAGTGTCACCAGAAATTTTAGTTGCAATTAGTAAGATTTGTTATAAAAAACAAGTGAACCTAATTCTTGACAGTAGCTATCAAGAAGTGCTGGCGTGTCTACCATACAAACCATTTTTACTAAAACCAAATGAAGAAGAATTAGCAGCTTGGTATGACGTTACTCTCCAGACAAAGGCGGATTATCTTACTTACGGCAAACGTTTAGTAGCAGAAGGGGCGCAAAATGTTTTGCTTTCTTTAGGCGGTGACGGTGCTAACTTTATTACAAAAGATTGTGTTTTAGTAGGAAATTCTCCCAAAGGACAGGTGGTCAATACAGCCTGTGCAGGAGATACGTTATTAGGGACATTCATTGCAGGAATAATAAAAAAACAACCTTTAACAAAAACTTTGCAGCAGGCGATTGCAGCAGGTAGTTCAACTGCTTTTCAAAAAGGCTTAACAGATTTTTCTGATGTCAGTCAACTAGAAGAACAAATCAACATTACAGTAATTAAAGAAGACGTTAAAAAAGATGAAGTCTTAGCTTAA
- a CDS encoding MFS transporter, with protein sequence MTGIGSSLISPFLSLYVDTLGNFTKKELSFQSGLIFASTFITMAIVSPLWGKLADQKGRKPMLLRASLGMAIMIFSMGFVTKSWQLLLLRLLLGAFSGYTSNSVALMAIITPKEHSGRVLGTLSTGTVAGTLLGPLFGGIVVAHAGYRMTFWITGIIMFFVFLLTVFFVKEHFTPKPKNKVLTAKALTQVIDHPKVIIAMLLTTTILQLTDKAISPILSLYVRQLVHNPQLVTIYSGIVASAPGVVMLFFAPLFGRLGDRIGQYKILLFGLVLSFSIYFTLGFSHAIWQVILLRLFIGVSDSALAPSVQIILSQNSPQEATGRIFSYNQTMQSIGAIGGPLIGSTVSAYFDYRYVFFVSALFIVLNILNYASNFPQLKESRY encoded by the coding sequence ATGACCGGAATTGGCTCCAGCTTAATTTCTCCTTTTTTATCGCTATATGTAGATACCTTAGGCAATTTCACAAAAAAAGAATTAAGTTTTCAATCTGGTTTAATTTTTGCGAGTACTTTTATTACGATGGCCATTGTCTCGCCTTTATGGGGCAAGCTAGCCGATCAAAAAGGGCGTAAGCCCATGTTGCTTAGAGCCAGCTTGGGTATGGCAATTATGATTTTTTCCATGGGCTTTGTGACAAAATCATGGCAATTACTTCTTTTACGGCTTTTATTAGGTGCATTTTCTGGTTATACCAGTAATTCCGTTGCCTTAATGGCGATCATTACACCAAAAGAACATTCTGGTCGCGTGCTTGGCACACTTTCAACTGGAACTGTAGCTGGAACTCTTTTAGGCCCGTTGTTTGGTGGTATTGTAGTAGCCCATGCTGGCTATCGTATGACATTTTGGATTACCGGCATCATTATGTTTTTTGTTTTCTTACTAACCGTCTTTTTTGTCAAAGAACATTTTACCCCCAAACCAAAGAACAAGGTTTTGACTGCTAAAGCATTAACACAAGTTATTGACCATCCAAAGGTAATTATTGCCATGCTTTTAACCACAACAATTTTACAATTAACAGATAAAGCAATCAGTCCCATTTTGAGTCTATATGTACGCCAACTTGTACATAATCCACAACTTGTTACTATTTATAGCGGGATCGTTGCTTCTGCTCCTGGGGTAGTCATGCTATTTTTTGCACCTTTATTTGGGCGGTTAGGAGATCGAATTGGTCAATATAAGATTTTACTTTTTGGTCTGGTCTTATCTTTTAGCATTTATTTCACACTAGGTTTCAGTCATGCAATTTGGCAAGTTATTTTATTACGCCTTTTTATCGGGGTTAGTGACTCGGCATTAGCCCCTAGTGTACAAATTATTTTATCGCAAAATAGTCCCCAAGAAGCGACTGGACGAATCTTTAGTTACAATCAAACGATGCAATCAATTGGCGCAATTGGCGGTCCTTTAATTGGTTCCACGGTGTCAGCTTACTTTGACTATCGCTATGTCTTTTTTGTATCAGCCTTATTTATTGTTTTAAATATTTTGAACTATGCATCCAATTTCCCCCAATTAAAAGAAAGCAGGTATTAA
- a CDS encoding YbaK/EbsC family protein: MSNAVEEYLAENQMQFESFTFDVSDEDEGRAQAEKLQLAGTTIYKTLVLKGNKTGTVIALVPLDGRLDYKKTAKASGNRKVGFPPMEYVMAATGYPHGANTPIGIFMQHPDYIQLFDTSILAHEKVIVSSGELGHSIKVKVTDLIALIQPIQADILAG, translated from the coding sequence ATGTCTAATGCAGTGGAAGAATATTTAGCAGAAAACCAGATGCAATTTGAAAGTTTTACGTTTGATGTAAGTGATGAAGATGAAGGTCGCGCTCAGGCTGAAAAGTTACAACTAGCGGGTACGACAATTTATAAGACCTTGGTTTTAAAAGGAAATAAAACGGGAACCGTCATTGCACTTGTTCCACTTGATGGGCGGCTCGATTATAAAAAAACGGCTAAAGCTTCTGGAAATCGTAAAGTGGGCTTTCCGCCAATGGAATATGTTATGGCGGCAACTGGCTATCCACATGGCGCCAATACGCCAATTGGAATTTTCATGCAACATCCTGATTACATCCAATTATTTGATACGAGTATTCTAGCTCATGAAAAAGTAATTGTTTCTAGTGGGGAATTGGGTCATAGTATCAAAGTAAAAGTAACGGATTTGATTGCTTTGATTCAGCCGATTCAAGCAGACATCTTAGCAGGATAA
- a CDS encoding MFS transporter, whose amino-acid sequence MHTYQEDKVVQKNRWWILVAVSMFTFMSTLDGSIVNIALPTISKDMHVPMNQSEWIVSIYLMMVCACLLLFGKIGDSWGKIKIYRIGTLIFVFGSLLCGFNHSLTFLLFARVIQALGAAMTMATNTGIITEVFPMHERGRALGMIGAFVSLGSIAGPGLGGLILAHFSWAYIFWINVPVGIITMLISEKFLPKDITLSGEKIDMGGFAAIAATIMTFFGGVFLGQEHGFLTTIPLLLFALAIISFFVFLYVEKKVKLPLITFSIFKNKVFTMSLVTALLIFSSNFFVNVVIPFYLQSARGLSPSYAGLLMMVFPFLMVIGSPLSGYLTDKMGPEILVLTGLVMLAVTQLMYMFMHADSPLWYYVVATAIMGLGNSLFQSPNNTMVMSSVTKENLGVAGSLNSFARNLGMVIGISLATTILYDAMSSKMGERVTTYIAARPDVFIYGMKITFLGSFLLCLIALLLTLYRVKKQGGIRKHV is encoded by the coding sequence TTTTATGTCTACATTAGACGGTAGTATTGTGAATATTGCGCTGCCAACTATTTCAAAAGACATGCATGTCCCAATGAATCAGTCAGAATGGATTGTTTCCATTTATTTGATGATGGTCTGTGCTTGTTTACTATTATTTGGGAAAATCGGAGATAGCTGGGGAAAAATTAAAATTTACCGCATTGGGACATTAATTTTTGTCTTTGGTTCTCTTTTATGTGGCTTTAATCACTCGTTAACGTTTCTATTGTTTGCGCGGGTTATTCAGGCTTTAGGTGCTGCGATGACCATGGCTACGAATACCGGAATTATCACCGAAGTTTTTCCAATGCATGAAAGAGGTCGGGCGCTAGGAATGATTGGTGCTTTTGTCTCTTTAGGCTCCATTGCCGGACCTGGTTTAGGTGGTTTAATTTTGGCGCATTTTTCATGGGCGTATATTTTTTGGATTAATGTGCCTGTTGGGATTATTACCATGTTAATAAGTGAAAAATTCTTACCCAAAGACATTACATTAAGCGGTGAAAAAATCGACATGGGTGGTTTTGCCGCAATTGCAGCGACAATCATGACCTTTTTTGGCGGTGTCTTTTTAGGACAAGAACACGGATTTTTAACGACTATTCCATTACTATTGTTTGCTTTGGCGATAATTAGCTTTTTTGTCTTTTTATATGTTGAAAAGAAAGTAAAATTACCTTTGATTACTTTTAGTATTTTCAAAAATAAGGTTTTTACGATGAGTTTAGTTACAGCGTTGTTGATTTTTTCTTCTAACTTTTTTGTCAATGTTGTTATTCCTTTTTACCTTCAAAGTGCCCGTGGGCTTTCACCAAGTTATGCCGGACTTCTCATGATGGTATTTCCATTTCTAATGGTAATTGGCTCTCCCTTAAGTGGCTATTTAACGGATAAAATGGGGCCAGAAATTTTAGTTTTAACTGGATTAGTTATGTTAGCTGTTACCCAGCTCATGTATATGTTTATGCACGCAGATTCACCTTTGTGGTATTACGTTGTGGCAACTGCTATCATGGGATTAGGTAATTCACTATTTCAATCGCCCAATAATACAATGGTCATGAGTAGTGTCACCAAAGAAAATTTAGGTGTTGCAGGCAGCTTGAATTCTTTTGCCCGTAATTTAGGAATGGTTATAGGTATTTCACTTGCCACGACGATCTTATATGATGCGATGAGTTCAAAAATGGGAGAACGGGTCACAACTTATATTGCTGCGCGACCAGATGTTTTTATTTATGGAATGAAAATTACTTTTCTAGGATCATTTTTACTTTGTTTAATAGCATTACTCTTAACGCTTTATCGGGTGAAAAAACAAGGAGGCATCAGAAAACATGTCTAA
- the lacD gene encoding tagatose-bisphosphate aldolase has protein sequence MTTEAKKNFIKQLSDKNGVISALAIDQRGALKKMINKYQDTEAEAVQIEDFKKIVSSELTQYASSILLDPEFGLPAAGVRDENAGLLLAYEKTGYDASTPGRLPDILSIWSVKRLKEAGADACKFLLYYDVDESDEINDQKKAFMERIGSECAAEDLPFFLELVSYDANDADASTKEYALKKPHKVIEMMKEFSKPRYGVDVLKMEVPVNMNYVEGYAKGEVAYTKEEAMGYFKEQAEATDLPFIFLSAGVTAELFQETLKFAKEAGSTFNGVLCGRATWANGVEPFITGGEDAAREWMQNEGRKNIEALNEVLQATATPVKF, from the coding sequence ATGACAACAGAAGCAAAAAAAAACTTTATCAAACAATTAAGTGACAAAAACGGTGTGATTTCTGCACTTGCGATTGATCAACGTGGTGCGTTAAAGAAAATGATTAATAAATACCAAGACACAGAGGCAGAGGCTGTTCAAATTGAAGACTTTAAAAAAATCGTGTCTTCTGAATTAACTCAATATGCTTCATCCATCTTACTAGATCCAGAATTTGGTTTGCCAGCGGCTGGTGTTCGCGATGAAAATGCCGGCTTATTACTAGCGTATGAAAAAACAGGTTATGATGCCTCTACACCTGGACGTCTGCCAGATATTTTGTCTATTTGGTCTGTGAAACGTCTAAAAGAAGCAGGGGCAGATGCATGTAAATTCTTACTTTACTATGATGTTGATGAAAGTGATGAAATCAACGATCAAAAGAAAGCCTTCATGGAACGAATTGGTTCTGAATGCGCCGCAGAAGATTTACCATTTTTCTTGGAATTGGTTTCTTATGATGCAAACGATGCCGATGCTAGCACTAAAGAATATGCGCTGAAAAAACCACATAAAGTGATCGAAATGATGAAAGAATTTTCCAAACCACGCTATGGTGTAGATGTATTAAAAATGGAAGTTCCGGTCAACATGAACTATGTAGAAGGTTACGCAAAAGGTGAAGTTGCGTATACAAAAGAAGAAGCAATGGGGTATTTCAAAGAACAAGCAGAAGCAACAGACTTACCATTTATCTTCTTATCAGCAGGTGTTACCGCTGAATTATTCCAAGAAACATTGAAGTTTGCTAAAGAAGCAGGCTCAACGTTTAATGGTGTCTTATGTGGTCGTGCAACGTGGGCAAATGGGGTTGAACCATTTATCACAGGTGGCGAAGATGCAGCAAGAGAATGGATGCAAAATGAAGGACGTAAAAATATTGAAGCGTTAAATGAAGTCTTACAAGCGACTGCAACACCAGTTAAATTTTAA
- a CDS encoding PTS fructose transporter subunit IIC — protein sequence MAKYQIIAATGCPTGIAHTYMAQEALEQAAKRKGVTIKVETHGQVGVENELSAEEIKNAEAVIIAADKDVHAERFAGKRIIDVSVSKGIKEADQLIDDALAGKGKVSAVANTVEEVSTENGQMNIGRSIYKNLMNGVSHMLPFVVAGGVIIAVSFAIWGVYSFDPNDPTYNATSAMFKSIGDAAMGMMVPVMAAYIAEGIAKRPGLVVGFVGGLLANSGGAGFLGGIFAGFLAGYFVLLLQRLLKVLPKQLDGLKAIFLYPVIGVAVVGTIMALIAGPMKTVNEGMMSFLSGFENSSPLVLGIIVGCMCAFDMGGPVNKAAYVTGTALLAQGNSSFMAGVSAACIAPPLITGFATLFFGKYFETNDRNAGLVNFILGSTHITEGAIPFAAKDPLRVLPTMMLGSSIAAVLTYMFGVKVPAPHGGFLVLPVVDGKLQWVFAILVGSIVGGVILGLIQKNRVTKATKNKTTETKIEVQA from the coding sequence ATGGCAAAATATCAAATTATTGCAGCAACTGGTTGTCCTACTGGTATTGCTCATACCTATATGGCGCAAGAAGCATTGGAACAAGCGGCAAAGCGCAAAGGGGTCACGATTAAAGTTGAAACGCACGGACAAGTAGGAGTAGAAAATGAATTGTCAGCTGAGGAAATAAAAAATGCAGAGGCTGTTATTATCGCTGCAGATAAAGACGTGCACGCTGAACGTTTTGCAGGTAAACGGATAATTGATGTATCGGTTAGCAAAGGAATTAAAGAAGCCGATCAATTAATTGACGACGCGCTTGCCGGCAAAGGTAAAGTTAGTGCTGTTGCAAATACCGTGGAAGAAGTTTCAACTGAAAACGGACAAATGAATATTGGTCGTAGCATTTATAAAAACTTAATGAATGGTGTTTCTCACATGTTGCCGTTTGTAGTAGCTGGTGGGGTTATCATTGCAGTTTCTTTTGCTATTTGGGGTGTTTACTCTTTTGATCCAAATGATCCAACCTATAATGCAACTTCAGCAATGTTTAAATCAATTGGCGATGCGGCAATGGGAATGATGGTACCTGTAATGGCAGCTTACATCGCTGAAGGAATTGCCAAGCGTCCTGGTTTAGTCGTTGGGTTTGTAGGTGGTTTGTTAGCAAATTCTGGTGGTGCTGGTTTTCTAGGCGGTATTTTTGCAGGTTTCTTAGCAGGCTACTTTGTTTTATTATTGCAACGTTTGTTAAAAGTTTTACCAAAACAACTGGATGGATTAAAGGCAATTTTCTTGTATCCCGTTATTGGAGTTGCAGTTGTTGGGACAATTATGGCTTTAATTGCTGGTCCAATGAAGACGGTTAATGAAGGCATGATGAGTTTCTTGTCTGGGTTTGAAAATTCTTCACCACTCGTATTAGGAATCATTGTTGGTTGTATGTGTGCTTTTGATATGGGAGGACCAGTGAATAAAGCAGCCTACGTAACAGGTACAGCACTATTAGCCCAAGGCAACAGCAGCTTTATGGCAGGTGTTTCGGCAGCTTGTATTGCACCACCATTAATTACTGGCTTTGCTACGTTGTTCTTTGGTAAATATTTTGAAACCAATGATCGGAATGCTGGTTTAGTTAACTTTATTTTAGGGTCAACACACATTACAGAAGGCGCCATTCCATTTGCAGCTAAAGATCCATTACGGGTTTTACCAACTATGATGTTAGGTTCATCTATTGCAGCTGTTTTAACGTACATGTTCGGTGTGAAAGTACCAGCGCCTCATGGTGGCTTTTTGGTCTTGCCAGTAGTAGATGGTAAATTACAATGGGTATTTGCCATTCTCGTAGGGTCTATTGTTGGCGGTGTTATCTTAGGACTTATTCAAAAAAATCGGGTTACAAAAGCTACAAAAAACAAAACAACTGAAACAAAGATTGAAGTACAAGCATAA
- a CDS encoding fructose PTS transporter subunit IIA translates to MALIKTDHIFLRENFATQDEVMHFLADKAVLLGLARDEKKVYQKLLEREAEGTTGMMDGFAIPHAKDITITTADILIVSLDNPVDWHSLDGSPTDFIIALFIPDSEAGTTHLKLLSSVARLLMHQDVTKGLKAASTPTEIADLLNSKLAEN, encoded by the coding sequence ATGGCGCTAATTAAAACAGACCATATTTTTTTAAGAGAAAATTTTGCAACGCAAGATGAAGTAATGCATTTTTTAGCTGACAAGGCAGTTTTACTAGGACTAGCAAGAGATGAAAAGAAAGTCTATCAAAAGTTGTTAGAACGTGAAGCAGAAGGAACGACAGGGATGATGGATGGTTTTGCGATTCCCCATGCTAAAGATATAACAATTACAACTGCTGACATTTTAATCGTTAGTTTAGATAATCCAGTCGATTGGCACAGTTTAGATGGTAGCCCGACAGATTTTATCATTGCCCTATTTATTCCAGATTCTGAGGCAGGAACAACACATTTGAAACTTTTATCCAGTGTAGCGCGTCTTTTGATGCATCAAGATGTAACCAAAGGACTAAAAGCAGCTAGCACCCCAACAGAGATTGCTGATCTTTTAAACAGTAAATTAGCGGAAAATTAA
- a CDS encoding MurR/RpiR family transcriptional regulator, whose protein sequence is MDAKLSESEQYLWDFIQKNITHIPHYSIVKLSELANVSTATIVRTMKKMGYEGFTAFKHSLKEKENSNINFSHLDKIDEGIKMAILKNEQEVIRTINMIEIGNIEDAIQRIHAAKRIMIFARGFSELIGQEMMVKLQLTNKYCELHTDPNIIRNISRKLTKDDVVIFVSLNGETEELVVAAKNCYEAEIGTVLLTASRYSSLMEYIEIPFIGFKSEGSFFPDYEVRSRLPLSIMARILLDSYALRTAK, encoded by the coding sequence ATGGATGCAAAATTAAGCGAATCAGAACAATACTTATGGGATTTCATTCAAAAAAACATTACACATATTCCCCATTATTCCATCGTTAAATTAAGCGAATTGGCAAATGTTTCTACTGCTACGATTGTTCGAACAATGAAAAAGATGGGTTATGAAGGCTTTACTGCTTTTAAGCACTCTTTAAAGGAAAAAGAAAATTCCAACATCAATTTTTCCCATTTAGATAAAATTGATGAAGGCATTAAAATGGCGATTCTAAAAAATGAACAAGAAGTGATTCGAACGATTAATATGATTGAAATCGGCAATATTGAAGATGCTATTCAACGTATTCATGCAGCTAAACGCATTATGATATTTGCCCGAGGCTTTTCTGAATTAATTGGCCAAGAAATGATGGTGAAACTGCAATTAACCAATAAGTATTGTGAACTCCATACCGATCCAAATATTATTCGGAATATTTCTCGTAAACTGACCAAAGATGACGTTGTAATTTTCGTATCATTAAACGGCGAAACAGAAGAACTGGTAGTTGCTGCTAAAAACTGTTATGAAGCTGAAATTGGTACGGTTTTATTAACTGCCAGCCGTTACTCTTCGCTAATGGAATATATCGAGATTCCTTTTATTGGTTTTAAATCCGAGGGCTCTTTTTTCCCTGATTACGAAGTACGCTCTCGGTTACCTTTATCGATTATGGCCCGAATACTTTTAGATTCTTATGCCTTGCGAACAGCAAAATAA